A section of the Roseivirga sp. BDSF3-8 genome encodes:
- a CDS encoding DUF962 domain-containing protein, giving the protein MRKIDQLLSEYGESHRNETNKLIHWICVPLIFFSIVGLVWSIPSTLLSEAFPWAGAFANWATVILLLVLVYYLTLSPPLFFGMVVWSAICLYGVFLLDQVALAPLWAICLTIFFLAWVGQFYGHKVEGKKPSFLKDLQFLLIGPAWLMHFIFKKLSLPY; this is encoded by the coding sequence ATGAGAAAAATAGATCAACTTCTTTCCGAATACGGGGAGAGCCATCGCAATGAAACCAACAAGCTGATCCATTGGATATGTGTACCGCTGATATTTTTCAGTATCGTAGGGTTGGTTTGGTCTATTCCCTCTACACTTCTTTCAGAAGCCTTTCCATGGGCGGGGGCATTTGCCAACTGGGCCACTGTGATACTTCTGCTGGTACTGGTTTACTACCTTACTTTATCTCCTCCTCTCTTTTTTGGTATGGTAGTATGGTCTGCTATCTGCCTGTACGGAGTATTTCTACTGGACCAAGTGGCCCTGGCTCCTCTATGGGCTATTTGCCTCACTATCTTTTTCCTGGCTTGGGTAGGTCAGTTTTACGGACATAAGGTGGAGGGTAAAAAGCCATCCTTCCTTAAAGACCTGCAGTTTCTACTCATAGGCCCCGCCTGGCTTATGCATTTCATTTTCAAAAAACTCAGCCTTCCCTACTAA
- the nhaC gene encoding Na+/H+ antiporter NhaC, producing the protein MDKVQRRPAIWEALIPVIFLIVALFFNVFYIFGDAALDGSNQIVLLLAAFVAVIIGLRTGMSWDDLQDGMVKSISAAMPSIFILLMIGALAGTWLISGIVPAMIYYGLDILNPTIFLFAACIVSAIVSVATGSSWSTIATIGIALLGIGDALGLSKAVVAGAIISGAYFGDKMSPLSDTTNLAPAMAGTDLFTHIKYMAYTTVPSIVITLLIFLGIGIYQGGDGQIADTEAVQAAIGQAFNINGWLFIVPALVIFLIVKKVPAFPALLIGTLLGGLCAIIFQPQIITGLGGSTFNREIVFEAGSGWEYFFNSFKAVMMAMYGDVTVATGNAEVDGLLSTGGMAGMLWTIWLIICAMIFGGVMEKAGLLQRITDPIIQMARSSGSLILSTTVSCIFFNVTASDQYLAIVVPGRMFAGPYRERGLKPKVLSRTLEDSGTVTSVLVPWNTCGATQAGILGVATGTYAPYCFFNIISPFMTVLFGYANIKIARYKDGEAERKKELV; encoded by the coding sequence ATGGATAAAGTCCAACGAAGGCCTGCAATTTGGGAGGCACTTATTCCTGTTATCTTCCTTATTGTTGCCCTCTTCTTTAATGTATTTTACATTTTTGGTGATGCGGCGCTGGACGGAAGTAATCAAATCGTACTCCTTCTGGCTGCCTTTGTGGCAGTAATCATCGGGCTTCGTACCGGCATGTCCTGGGACGACCTGCAAGACGGTATGGTAAAAAGTATCAGTGCTGCCATGCCCAGCATTTTTATTCTGCTTATGATCGGTGCCCTGGCGGGTACATGGCTCATAAGCGGTATAGTCCCGGCCATGATCTATTATGGGCTCGATATTCTTAATCCCACTATCTTTCTCTTTGCCGCCTGTATAGTCAGCGCCATTGTGTCTGTGGCTACAGGCAGTAGCTGGTCTACAATAGCCACCATCGGTATTGCGCTGCTGGGCATTGGCGATGCGCTTGGCCTGAGCAAGGCAGTGGTAGCAGGTGCCATTATTAGCGGCGCCTACTTTGGTGATAAAATGAGCCCCCTTAGCGATACCACCAACCTGGCACCAGCCATGGCTGGTACCGATCTCTTTACCCATATAAAATACATGGCCTACACCACAGTGCCCAGTATCGTCATTACCCTGCTCATCTTTCTTGGTATAGGAATATATCAGGGCGGTGATGGCCAGATAGCCGATACCGAGGCAGTACAGGCGGCCATAGGGCAGGCGTTTAACATTAATGGCTGGCTATTCATTGTTCCAGCATTAGTAATCTTCCTGATAGTAAAAAAGGTGCCGGCCTTTCCGGCCCTCCTGATCGGAACGCTGCTCGGAGGCCTTTGCGCCATTATCTTTCAGCCCCAGATCATTACCGGGCTTGGTGGCAGTACATTCAACCGCGAGATAGTCTTTGAGGCGGGTTCCGGATGGGAGTATTTCTTCAATTCCTTCAAAGCCGTTATGATGGCCATGTACGGAGATGTGACCGTAGCTACCGGCAATGCTGAAGTAGACGGACTACTTAGCACCGGGGGTATGGCCGGTATGCTTTGGACCATATGGCTTATTATCTGTGCCATGATCTTTGGAGGGGTAATGGAAAAAGCCGGCCTGCTGCAGCGCATTACTGATCCGATTATCCAAATGGCCCGCTCAAGCGGCTCCCTCATTCTCTCTACCACAGTAAGCTGTATATTCTTCAACGTAACTGCCTCTGATCAGTACTTGGCTATTGTAGTGCCCGGCCGTATGTTTGCCGGCCCCTATCGTGAGCGCGGGCTTAAGCCTAAAGTACTTTCGCGTACACTGGAAGATAGCGGTACAGTTACCTCTGTGCTAGTACCATGGAATACCTGCGGAGCCACACAGGCAGGCATACTCGGTGTGGCCACCGGTACCTACGCCCCCTATTGCTTCTTTAACATTATAAGTCCCTTCATGACCGTTCTATTCGGTTATGCCAATATCAAAATAGCCCGGTACAAGGATGGTGAGGCAGAAAGGAAGAAGGAACTCGTCTGA
- a CDS encoding NAD(P)/FAD-dependent oxidoreductase, producing the protein MLSFWEKQSFVEYDYVIIGGGITGLSTAISIKENAPKARVVVLERGIFPSGASTKNAGFACFGSITELLNDLNTLGPEETKELVTERWEGLKKLRNRLGEKEIGYKAQNGYELIREAEEYALGKIDEVNDLLMPLFYQEVFTDKPKLRKNFGFSKDHVLTVVENSFEGQIDTGKMMRRLIGYACELGVLLLTGAEVQSLEEHAGHVEVIVKNTPTKDDVRIKADKVALCTNAFSKKFLPDIEVAPGRGLVLVTKPFKNLKFKGVFHYDEGYYYFRDYKDRVIFGGGRNLDPDTEASTEFEVNQRIFDLLKRQLEVMIMPGHEIHIEHSWVGIMGFGSTKKPVIQKVSDRIFAGIRLGGMGVAIGSRIGERLMKMMIKPKV; encoded by the coding sequence ATGCTGAGTTTTTGGGAAAAACAATCTTTTGTAGAGTACGACTATGTGATAATAGGGGGCGGAATTACCGGCCTTTCTACTGCTATATCTATTAAAGAAAACGCCCCCAAAGCAAGGGTGGTAGTACTGGAAAGAGGTATTTTCCCGAGCGGTGCCAGTACCAAGAACGCGGGTTTTGCTTGCTTTGGATCTATAACCGAATTGCTAAACGACCTGAATACACTGGGTCCGGAGGAAACAAAAGAGCTGGTAACTGAACGGTGGGAAGGACTGAAAAAGCTAAGAAACCGGCTTGGGGAAAAAGAGATCGGCTACAAGGCACAGAATGGGTATGAACTTATTCGTGAGGCAGAAGAGTATGCCCTGGGAAAAATTGATGAGGTTAATGATCTGCTCATGCCCTTGTTTTACCAGGAGGTATTTACGGACAAACCCAAACTTCGGAAGAATTTTGGCTTCAGCAAAGACCACGTGCTTACCGTGGTGGAAAATAGCTTTGAAGGCCAGATAGATACTGGCAAAATGATGCGCCGGCTTATAGGGTATGCCTGTGAGCTTGGTGTGTTGCTGTTAACAGGTGCCGAGGTGCAAAGTCTCGAGGAGCACGCCGGGCATGTGGAGGTCATAGTGAAAAACACACCTACTAAGGATGACGTGCGGATCAAGGCAGATAAGGTGGCTTTGTGCACAAATGCCTTCTCCAAAAAGTTTCTGCCCGATATAGAAGTAGCACCGGGCCGGGGCTTGGTGCTGGTGACCAAGCCTTTTAAAAACCTCAAGTTCAAGGGTGTTTTTCACTATGATGAAGGATACTACTATTTCCGTGACTATAAAGACCGTGTCATTTTCGGAGGTGGCAGAAACCTCGACCCAGATACTGAGGCCAGTACTGAGTTTGAGGTAAATCAGCGTATTTTTGATTTACTCAAGCGTCAGTTAGAAGTAATGATCATGCCAGGCCATGAAATACATATTGAACATTCCTGGGTTGGCATTATGGGGTTTGGAAGCACTAAGAAGCCTGTGATCCAAAAAGTTTCCGACCGTATTTTTGCTGGTATTCGTCTGGGAGGCATGGGGGTTGCTATCGGCAGCCGGATTGGCGAACGCCTCATGAAAATGATGATTAAGCCTAAAGTTTGA
- a CDS encoding DUF4442 domain-containing protein, with protein MMNPEKLMEKAESSGFWLRIMNLALDRMIPFNKPHGFKIREIGSNHVVSFIPYRKRNLNHIRGLHACALATLTEFTTGILMIRHLPASRYRLIMKTLEMDYHYQGKTDAVARFELSDDWIQEKIVEPLKGHDAVVVTCEVHIHDKTGNQLTTGKVHWQVKEWSKVRTKVKSA; from the coding sequence ATGATGAACCCTGAGAAGCTTATGGAAAAAGCCGAATCCAGCGGATTCTGGCTTCGGATCATGAATCTGGCCCTGGACCGGATGATTCCTTTTAATAAACCTCATGGTTTCAAAATACGGGAGATCGGAAGTAACCATGTGGTGTCTTTTATCCCATACCGTAAGCGTAATTTAAACCATATCAGGGGGTTGCATGCCTGTGCCCTGGCCACACTCACAGAGTTTACCACAGGAATACTTATGATAAGGCATCTGCCAGCCAGCCGGTACCGCCTCATCATGAAAACACTGGAGATGGATTATCATTACCAAGGAAAAACTGATGCGGTTGCCCGGTTTGAGCTATCAGACGACTGGATACAGGAAAAGATAGTGGAGCCACTGAAAGGGCACGATGCGGTAGTGGTGACCTGTGAGGTGCATATTCATGATAAAACCGGCAACCAGCTTACTACAGGTAAAGTACACTGGCAGGTGAAAGAATGGAGTAAAGTACGCACAAAGGTGAAATCTGCATAA
- a CDS encoding 3'-5' exonuclease, which translates to MSLFPKHITKDQVNRLPLERYEGKLAVISRSDKLADAVQRIRSEKAVGFDTETKPTFRKGQYHHVSLLQIAVPGMVYLFRLNYLGMAPELREIFEDPRITKVGIGIRDDLLEMQRLGHFEPQNILDLNDEVKHLGVKNAGVRNLSAIFLEFRISKSQQTSNWERDELTEKQLRYAATDAWVCLQIYNRLQDWGYLDE; encoded by the coding sequence ATGTCCCTCTTTCCAAAGCATATCACCAAAGATCAGGTAAACCGCCTTCCATTAGAACGTTATGAGGGTAAACTGGCCGTTATAAGCCGGTCAGACAAGCTTGCTGATGCTGTACAGCGTATACGCAGTGAAAAGGCCGTAGGCTTTGACACTGAAACCAAGCCCACTTTCCGCAAAGGGCAATATCATCATGTATCACTGCTGCAGATAGCCGTACCCGGCATGGTTTATCTCTTTCGGCTAAATTACCTCGGCATGGCCCCTGAGTTGCGAGAGATTTTTGAGGACCCCCGCATCACAAAGGTTGGCATAGGCATACGTGATGATTTACTGGAAATGCAGAGGCTGGGGCACTTTGAGCCTCAGAACATCCTCGACCTCAATGATGAGGTGAAACACCTGGGGGTGAAAAATGCAGGCGTAAGAAACCTTAGTGCCATTTTTCTTGAATTCAGAATATCCAAGAGCCAGCAAACTAGCAACTGGGAACGTGATGAACTTACAGAGAAGCAGTTACGCTACGCAGCTACCGATGCCTGGGTGTGTCTTCAGATCTATAACCGGCTGCAGGACTGGGGCTATCTCGACGAATAA
- a CDS encoding patatin-like phospholipase family protein — protein sequence MVDRLRYSFPVQLLVNNLKKNVLLVLTWVLITYVIAGHFGKTLGIPYLFLDPEYLDSVDFTSFFIVGFTLGGFTMAYHITCYILDGAKYPFLGLLKRPFMHFTINNSTIPFIFLVIYIIQIFVYQLDYEFNTFWDILLKVSGMLAGYFLMVSILFVYFWLTNKDVISTNKMARQVDKKLRKSKISRAAIMRRWRSINKKRIKVRYFLRLDMRLQPVPDPEVAVSREDILNIFSQHHLNSIIIEMLIFGVIMGLSFFADSQYMQIPAAASTILFATLIIMFVGAISFWVRGWALTIFFVLLIGLNMISALRHEQWIHQAFGLDYDTERADYLAALDATRQGSPIVEEDRLHTLEMLDNWRKKFDSPPPAIFICSSGGGQRAALWTLRALQVADSATEGSLLRHTILMTGASGGLVGGAYYRELALRKIQGQIPTTNSREYTTAISSDMLNPVIFSLLINEPLVRWQSFEYQGREYPKDRGYSFERKLNRNTRGLMDKSLEDYRQAEYDALIPMLLMTPTIINDGRKLYISSQKVSYMGATTPEYVLESAEPKGVDFRRLFEAQQAGDMSFLTALRLSATFPYVSPNASLPSEPRLEVMDAGVTDNFGITDAVRFIYTFRHWLSENTSGVIILSVRDTPKKGPVSRGEEVDMFDKIFTPLANLYKNFDNIQDLNNDTNIEYAGSWMDVPVQMLTLEYSPLSFYLDQHPELSKAQTGLLDVPMERASLSWRLTGKEKENILQNIRKKGNQRTLQELVRRLSTDRSVNPVVRSQK from the coding sequence ATGGTGGATAGGTTAAGATACAGCTTTCCGGTTCAGTTGTTAGTAAACAACCTTAAGAAGAATGTACTTCTGGTACTTACCTGGGTGCTTATTACCTATGTGATAGCTGGTCACTTTGGCAAGACACTAGGCATTCCCTACCTGTTTCTGGATCCCGAATACCTCGATTCAGTTGATTTTACCAGTTTTTTTATTGTTGGCTTTACCCTGGGAGGCTTCACAATGGCCTACCACATCACCTGCTATATACTGGACGGTGCCAAATACCCCTTTCTTGGCCTGCTTAAGCGGCCATTCATGCACTTCACCATCAATAACAGTACCATTCCCTTTATATTTCTGGTGATATACATCATCCAGATTTTTGTATACCAACTAGACTATGAGTTTAATACCTTCTGGGACATTCTGCTGAAGGTCAGCGGCATGCTCGCAGGCTATTTTCTTATGGTTTCCATCCTCTTCGTTTACTTCTGGCTTACCAATAAAGACGTGATCAGCACCAATAAGATGGCCAGACAGGTAGATAAAAAACTTAGAAAATCGAAGATCAGCCGGGCTGCCATAATGAGAAGGTGGCGGAGCATCAATAAAAAAAGAATAAAAGTACGATACTTCCTCCGCCTGGATATGAGGTTACAGCCCGTGCCTGATCCGGAGGTAGCAGTAAGCAGGGAAGACATCCTTAACATATTCAGCCAGCATCACCTTAACTCAATCATTATTGAGATGCTCATTTTCGGGGTTATTATGGGCCTTAGCTTCTTTGCCGACTCACAATACATGCAGATTCCCGCTGCAGCAAGCACCATACTCTTTGCCACCCTTATCATCATGTTTGTAGGTGCTATTAGTTTTTGGGTAAGGGGCTGGGCGCTCACTATTTTCTTTGTTCTCCTCATAGGGCTCAATATGATTTCCGCCCTCAGGCATGAGCAATGGATCCACCAGGCCTTTGGCCTGGACTATGATACCGAAAGAGCAGACTACCTGGCCGCTTTGGACGCAACCAGGCAGGGCAGCCCCATCGTGGAAGAAGATCGCTTGCATACCCTTGAGATGCTCGATAACTGGCGCAAAAAATTTGACTCACCACCTCCTGCTATATTCATATGTAGCAGTGGGGGAGGACAGCGCGCCGCATTATGGACCTTAAGAGCCCTGCAGGTGGCAGACAGTGCCACTGAGGGCAGCCTGTTAAGGCACACAATACTTATGACAGGAGCCTCAGGTGGCCTCGTAGGAGGAGCCTACTATCGTGAACTGGCCCTTAGGAAAATACAGGGACAAATACCCACTACAAACAGTCGCGAGTATACTACAGCCATCAGTTCAGACATGCTCAACCCTGTCATTTTTAGCTTACTGATAAATGAGCCGCTGGTACGCTGGCAAAGTTTTGAATACCAGGGCCGGGAATACCCCAAGGACAGAGGCTACAGTTTTGAGCGAAAGTTAAACCGGAACACCCGTGGCCTAATGGATAAATCACTGGAGGATTACCGGCAGGCAGAATACGATGCGCTGATCCCTATGCTGCTGATGACGCCCACTATAATCAATGATGGACGTAAACTTTATATATCCTCCCAGAAGGTGAGCTACATGGGCGCTACCACGCCAGAGTACGTATTGGAGTCCGCAGAGCCGAAAGGAGTGGATTTCAGAAGACTATTCGAAGCCCAGCAGGCAGGGGACATGAGTTTTCTTACAGCCCTGAGGCTTTCCGCTACCTTCCCTTATGTATCACCCAACGCAAGCCTTCCATCTGAGCCCCGGCTGGAAGTGATGGACGCCGGGGTTACAGACAACTTTGGCATCACAGACGCCGTGCGTTTTATCTACACCTTCAGGCACTGGCTTAGTGAGAACACATCGGGAGTTATTATCCTGTCAGTTAGAGATACTCCTAAAAAAGGCCCTGTGAGCCGCGGAGAGGAAGTGGATATGTTTGATAAGATCTTCACGCCTCTGGCCAACCTGTACAAGAACTTTGACAATATCCAGGATCTCAATAATGACACGAATATTGAGTATGCCGGGAGTTGGATGGACGTACCTGTACAGATGCTCACACTGGAGTATTCCCCCCTTTCATTCTATCTGGATCAGCACCCTGAACTTAGTAAAGCGCAAACAGGCCTGCTGGACGTACCTATGGAGCGGGCCTCACTTAGCTGGAGGCTGACTGGTAAAGAGAAGGAGAATATCCTTCAGAATATCAGGAAAAAAGGAAATCAGCGTACCTTGCAAGAGCTTGTCAGGCGGCTAAGTACGGATCGCTCCGTTAATCCTGTGGTTAGAAGTCAGAAGTGA